A segment of the Colletotrichum destructivum chromosome 3, complete sequence genome:
CCAAATCCGACTTCTCCCACTCGAGCAGTCTAGGCAGAATCTTACGGATCATGCTCGCGTTCAGGGAGTTAAGCTTTTTCGGGCGGTTGAGCTGGATGGACCGCAGGCCGTAGAGGCTGTCGAAGAGAacatcgtcggcctcgtcctccggGAGCTGCTTGAACTCCCGCGGAACCTTCGTCGACATCTGCCACGAGGGGTTGGCATGTCAGTCAATCAATCATGTCGCGGGTGCGGAGGAGAGGCGCAACTACCGACTCACCTGTGCGCGTGATGAAGCCTCCGCGGCGACAATCTTGGCTCTGAGAGGCATACCGAAGCCCCTGCTGCAGCTCCGGCAAGAAGCAGCTACTGCGGCCGGCCTGGCTCGTACTGCAATCGTCCTTGAGAACATTTATATTTCGCCAGCTGCCAATGCGCTCGTCTAGGACAAGCGGCGCATCGACTGAGGGGTAGCAGGCTCGTGGAAcagaggagaagggagagggggaggggggtgcgCGTGAGGATCGGGGAGGGTCGTTTGGTAGCTTTAGAAACGGTGTCGCGGGAATGGTTTTCCAATGCTCCTCAACCCACTTCAAAattgaggccgaggatgccCATGGGTCTGTCACCTCAGGCAATTGGACGGCTCCAGCGGCCGGGTCAGTGCACTGACCAGGGCCGGCACGCAGCGAAAACCTCCACTGAAGCAAACCTCCAAAGGTGCAAGCTTTCCAGCGCATGTTCGCGCTGGGGTTTCCGAACGGGGCCATTTTTTCCAGCGCCGACTTCACTGGAGCGGCCCGCCAATCAGAGCAGCATTATGCGGCCTGAGCCGCGAGACTGCCAAACTCTTTCAGCCTTGCTGCAGCCCACCTACACCTAGGTCCATCGCAGAGCAACCGTCGCGACATACATCATCCACACCCTTCAACGCATCCTCCACCCCCGAAATTGCCCATCATGTCGACCGATCCCAAGATCCAGTGCGTGTTTCTCCGCATGAATGCTGCCCTGGGGTATTCTCTTTGCTAACAAACCACCTTTAGGGAGCTCCTCACCAAGACCCGCAACGAGCTCACCGAGTACGAGatcgcccagctcgaggagcatGAGTTCAGTGCCGGACCTCTCTCGATCCTCCAGACCGCCGTGCGCAGCCACACCCAGGTTCTGATCTCCATCCGAAACAACCGCAAGCTTCTTGCGCGCGTCAAGGCCTTTGACAGGCACTGCAACATGGTTCTCGAGAATGTCAAGGTGCGACGGACCCGAATCACCCTGTCTCGCCCCTATTGAGGGCCCAAGGAAAGATGTGGTGTGCTGACATTTAGAACTACAGGAGATGTGGACAGAGACCCCGCGCCTTGCCAACGGCAAGAAGGGCCGCCCCGTCAACAAAGACCGCTTCATTAGCAAGATGTCAGTCCATGAACATGAAACCTCTGGATAGCGCATTCAACGCGTCGCATCCAGTTCATCCGGCCTGCTAGCAGATGACTAACAATCCCTTAGGTTCCTCCGTGGTGATAGCGTCATTCTGGTTCTTCTGAGCTGAAGGAGTTTAACGGTTACGAACGAGAGCGAGTTGAGAGTGTCAGTCTTGGTGCCGCCCCCCCATACATGGTCATCAACGAAAACGTCCAAAACACGACGCGTTATATCGGGCAAAGGAGCAAAACAAGGGCAACTATGTACCCGGAAGTATGGAAGGGGGGATCTCAAGCCTAACGAAATGAAACGTCGACGGGTGCTACTGCTACTGTAGAAAAGGGGGGGACAAATGTTCCCCTTGATGGAAAGCAGCGAACGAACCCAAGCTGGGAGGAAAGACTGCGCGACAAAAAAATACCCACGGTAGAGTGGTTTTTGTTTCAAAAAAAGGGACGAGATAGGCGTTGACGACAATCTGGATTCTTTGggttcttcttttcttcatATCCGGCTTCCCCGCGATTCGGCACCCGAACCAGCGTTCGTCCATCCATATATGTGCAACTAAACTAACCCACGCCCTCATCCGCCGCCCCTTGCGACGCTATTTTCCAAGCAGTAAAGAATTACaataaaaaaagaaagaaaaaagtgAAAAAAGGAAATTttgagagagaaggaaagaaaaaaacacaaGGATATCCTACAGGCGCAATATGAACTGATATCAGACCAGACCCGCCATAACACCCTTTACAGCTTCTCCcagccgtcctcgccctcgaggcccgcCAAACCGGCAAAGAAGCAGCTCAGACCCCACGCGCCGGGGTCGGGCACCTGCTCAAAGCCCGAGCCGCCGATGTAGACGGTCCGGCCCAGGCTGGCCTTCATGCCCTTAGTCCTCTCGGcgcccgcccgcgccgcctcggcggccttcttcacGTCGCCCGTCTGCCCGAGCACGTCGACGAAGGGGTACagcgcgtcgacgagggtACGATCGCCCGGACGCGCGGGTGTGTACCGCGACATGGCGTCGCTGCTCTGCTTCAGGGCGGCAGCCCAGACGCCCGGGTCGGCTGCGCCGGGGGCGAGGCTTCGCAGGGCGCCGGTGAGGGCGTTGAGGAAGATGGCGTACAGTGCGCCCGAGGTGCCGTCCATGGTGTTCTCCACCACGGGGACCGCGgaggcgaggtcgacgacggcatcgccCGTCAAGGGCTTCTGCGAGATGTGCTTGAGGATGGCTGGGAAACCGTTGTGTCAGCATGCTACCGCGGGAATACGTACAAGTTTTTGTTTGGTTTTAGTATtggtgggggggagggcatcatcatcttACCTTCGGCTCCTCTCTTCAGACCGATGCCGCAGTCGCcgtccccgacgacggtgtcgtACTTTGTGATCTCGGGCTCGGCCGCAATGACCCTTTGGAGGGCGGCCGTGATGGCCTTGGTTGCGGCAGCAGCGTCGTACTTGAGGTCGCTGGGCTTGGTCGCCTGGCCGGCATCCGCCTCCTGCTCCCTCGTGGCCTCGTTCTTGGCCTCCCAAGTCTCTTTGAGGATAGGAGACGACCAACCGGTGGCCTCTGTGGGGAAGTCCAGCAGCTGGATCATGCTGGGACCTCCGATGTCCGTGTTGACGACGTTGAGCAGCGAGATGCTGAACCCGAGGCCGTTGAGGCTGGTCATGTACGTCCCGCTCAGAATTCGGACGGGGCGGATGCCGTAGCTGCCCTCCAGCTGCGaggcgacctcggccgtgaTGCCGCCCAGCTCCAACGCGctcacgccgccgaggttgttGATCAAGAGCACGACCTCGTTCGAGTTGACATTCAAAAACGCGCGATCTTCATCGCCCTGGTCCAGCAGCTGCGCGAGCATCTTGCCCACCAGTCCCGGCAGGTCAGCCTTCTCCCGACCGGAGCCGGGCTCATTGTGAATGCCCATgccgagctcggcctcgccgaggcgcaaggtgccctcgtcctcgccgctcGGGATGGCGCGCCCGGGGACGTGCACATGCTCCAGGCTCGCGCCGACGCTGACGAGGTTCTCGGCGGTCAGGCGGGCGACCTTTGCGACGTCGGCCAACGACCTGCCCTGGGCGGCCAACGCGCCGGCGATCttgtggacgaggacggtgccggcgatgccgcggcggccgaccTTGCCTGCCTTGGTGCGGCCGacaccgacgtcgtcgccgacgacgaccatctcGACggggaggccggcggcgcgggcctTCTCAACAGCCATGCCGAAGTTGAGCACATCGCCAGTGTAGTTCatgacggtgacgaggacgccCTGGGCGGTGTCGACGCGCGAGGCGATGGCGGTACGCACCTGCTCGGCGCTAGGGCTGGCGAAgatggtgccggcgacggcggcggagaggaggcCCTGGCCGACCATGGCGGAGAAGGAAGGCTCGTGGCCTgagccgccgcccgagatgACCGAGACCTGCGCGGCGGCATTGGGGTCCGGCCGGCGGTAGATGATCTTGTTGGacttgtcgagggcgaggctcGGGTTCGTGAGGGTCAGGCTGTGGAGGGCCGAGTTGACCAGCTTGGTGGGATCGTTAATGAAGTGTTTGGTCGACATCCTGGGCGAAGAGTAGGAGGAAGGGAGGTTCGGGGATCGCGTCGAGTGTGCGGGGCGGGATGGGATGTGATGAGATGAAATAAGATGACCTTCGAGGTGGGTGGGGTGAAGAGAAATAGGTTGACGGGGTATATGAAGATGAGAAAGATGAACAGTTCGGACGGTTCGTTAAAAACACGGAGGAATTGATGGGGATGACAAGAAGTGAACCTTCGTCACTCACGCCGGGAAGAGCCAGACTCTATGTAAGTCGGGGTCCCGAGAACCGAGAAATTGGACAGCCATGACGACGTGCCATGCTCGCTACCCGAGCTCGTTCCTCCGGTAAGTGGTGAGTGGTGAGTGGTGAGTTAACTTGGGTGCTGCTCCGTGGCGCGGGGTGATGCGGGGCCGCGGGGAGCAGAGCTCGTCACCACATTCGGAAAGCCCAAGCGCCCGGGAGAGCGCCCCCCCGGGAGCGTGCTCGGGCACTAAACGGATTGGGATATTTTAACCTCCCCGCAACATTAGAAAAAATCATCGTCGGCGAGAGCAACTCTTGCCGTGACATGCCGACCTCACCTTCTCAAATTTGAATTTCTCAATGTTGTCTTGGGATATCGTAAGCGCAAGTCGCTTGCGAATGCCATCAGGCGTTGTGTAGGTCGATAGGTACGTAAGTAAACATACATCTAATAACGCAGGTTTTATGTTCTTTGAATTGGGGACCTAGTGTTTACGCAATGGCTCGGCATATAAGAAAAAAAGGTGCATATGTATGTTTTATGTGTATAGGGTATATCATAAACCCGGTCCCTCTTCTGACCATATGTTTGCAACATGGCCACCACCCATGTATATCCAATTCCGATGTATCGTGATAAACCGCTCTCAAAGCTGGTTTTCTCCCTAAAACGCCGCAAACAGATTATAAAGTTTAAAtaaaaccaaaaaaaaagtcacTCAGCCATACACAAGCCCAACTGGCCCTTCATCACTTAATAAGAAACACACACCCCGCCACGATGCTGAGGGTGACTGCCGTCGTGGCAAAGCCGGCAGCCACCCTATCCTTGGTCTCGATCGGTGACAGCGTAAGTATCTTGGGCTGTCCGCTCATGCCGGCAttggcgtcgccgacggacGTGCCCCCCGTGTTGGCAGTCACTGGCGCCGTCTTGACGTCGGCCTTCTTCACCAGCATGTACATGGCGGCGTCAAGTGCGTTCATCTGCGCGCCGACCCCGACCATGCCGTCAAAGATGCCCTTGGGCGTCCACTGAAAGCCGCAGGCCGTTCCAGCAGGGCCGTTGTAACCCGACGCGGGGGACCCGTTGCATGCCGCGATGGCCGCTTCGGCGTTGGGCCTGAGGAGGCCCATGATGCGGTCGAACAGGTCCGGCACCACCTGTGCCgtccccgccatccaccgTATCAGGTAGCCCTTGAAACTCTGCTGGTCATTGTCACAAAGTTTGAAGGGCTCGCAGGCCTGCTCGGCCATGGCGCTGTTGTTGAAGAAAAGCCCCGTTGCCTCGGTGAGAACGCCCTCGGTGCGGGTGAGCCATTTCTTGTCCTGCGTCAAGTTGTACATGGTCGCGGCGCCATGCAGAAATATTCCGGCGTTGTAGGACCACTGGATGGTGTCAAGGTTCTTGCAGTTCTTCCCATCGTCGACCGTGGCGCCGTCGTAGATTCTGAAGTCAGGCGTGATCAGGCCGACGCTGGTCTCCCAGTCCCACACTCTTTCCGCCCAGTCTGCGTACGTCTGGTTGCCAGTGAACCGCGCCAGCCGCGCCGCGAGGTTGAAGAAGCACCCGTTCGAGATGGAGTTCTTGTAGTTGAACCCGTTGTTGAAGGTGAAAATCTGCCACCGCAGGCCTCCCCCGCACGTTTCCATGTCCCAGCGGCTGACGTATTGGTTGAACGTGGCCTGGGCGAGCGCCAGCCACTGAGGCTTGTCTTTCGGCGGATTTGGGAAGTTGTTCTCAGCCGCGCTCATCGCTGCCATCGCCCAGAAGCCCTGGTCGTCATTGCCCTCCGTTCTCGTCTGATTCCTCGGCATGAaatcggcgtcgtcgccggcctggtgAAGTAGCGCCTGTGTCGTCACGCCGTTGTATGTTGTGTCCCCTGTCAATAACCAGTAGTCCACCATTGTGCCAAACAAGGCTCCGGCTTCCCACCCTACAATCGTGTTAGCAGGCCGGGGATGAAAGGAAGGTTGCCCACATACAAAAGTAGGGGTCCGGCAGATTTCCTGGCACATCACCCGTGTTGTTCCCCGTGTAGTACTTCAGTAGACCAAATGCAATCGTGCTCGCGCCATCCTTGATGGACTGGTCTTGGTCAAAATTGACTTTGATGGCCGCGTCTGCCAGCTGGCCCAACACGCATGCGGCACCAGTAAGCTTCAAGAGCCCCCTCATGGCTGAACGTGACCTGTGTCAAGATCTTGCAACCGGCTTGGTGACGCTGTTTTGCTGGCGGAAGACACGAGTCGAACGATGACCCCGTTGTAGATGTTGTCGTTTGATGTCTCGGACTTTGATTCCGGGGTATTAGGCCGCAGATAAATCGACTATAAAATGGTCAAGTATAACAAACTGGCTATCGTCGCCACCGAAATTCTACTAAAGATGTCGCCGGGACTATGAAGAGAAACCAAAAGCAAAATAAGAGAAGATAGAGATTTGAAACGGCAGTGTCCCAATTAAAACTCGACCAGGAGTAAAGAGCGGAATAGACTTGTAAACAAGTCGTCGTAACGATCTCGCGTTgacgaaaagaaaggaaCGCTTCAGAGGGAACCAATGAAGCGAAGATGAAGCACACACAAAAAGAAAGTGTAGGGAAAGGAAGGGTTGGTTGAATGACGTGAAGAGAGACtagaaagaaggagagaagagcGAGTGCCGCATGCCCGAGTTGGGACGACATTGTCGACCATCGAGACTGGCACGACTGGCTTCCGCCGCGTTGATCCCCGTAGTTAACGTCTCTTGAACCAGGCGCCCTGGCGTTCTTGTCGCATTGCCACGAACCCCCCCACTCCTACCATTTCTTCGTGGCGACGACTGCGCAGACACACAGCGAATCGGCAGGCGGGCAACGAGGCGAGCGAGGCAGTGCGTTTGGGAGTTGGGGACAGGTGAAACGGTTGCGGTTCGAGTTTGGCAACTTTTCCGTCTCAAGACTGGCCCGCAGACCCCTTGCGACCGCAGACGTGTAACCGGAAGCcaaggaagacgaggaaaCATTTTAGGCTCGTATGCCAAGTCTCTGGTGATCTGGATCTTTGAGGGACTGGAAAGAGAAGGGTTTACCCATCAACTGAGTTGAGGGCCCATCGTGGGCGTGATACTGAATGCGTGTTGGAGAGATGGAGATTCGATCGTCTTTCTCTCCCACTCGAAACTTGGAAGTTCTGTGGGCTATGATTCGACCACTTGAGCAGGCTCAGGTTTTCCATGCGAGAGAGTCACACTGGACGACGATGTATCTCGCATCTCGCATCAGCGGTGCATAATCTGATATCGCTTTGTCGCGATCGCTGTCACTGTGGAGGTTGGTTAACGTTGAGCAAAGTTGGCTGTCATGCATGGAACGCACGGCACCGGTGCAGCATGATCTGAACCCCTGGGCCTTCCAGTCTGTGCGTGCGTCTTGGAGTTGCTGCATGACTATTTCCGGTCCCTTCTGGGTGTTAGGATGGTTGTGGCGGGTATTTCTGATTCCGATCGCACTTTCCACAATACTATGTGCATCTGACATCTAAGTAACACCAGCCTCAACTATCTCTTCTGAACATCGGCGCAACAAACACGATACTGATCGACAGCGGTGAGGTCAACAACGGTTCGGAACACTTCAACCGCGGGCACTCCCCGGAGGGGGGATCCGCGAGAAGTTGCCATTCATTCGCGCCGTTTGCTTGGCGGTGAAATGCCGTCCGTACCTGAACATTCGGAAGGGAAACGACAACTCAAGCTCCAGCTTGACTCGAAAGATCGACCTCTGGGCAATACATTTAAAACAAAGCACGGGCAACGCCTTTCGCAACAATCCATCCGCTTGGTGTTTATACATACGAGTAATATGACGCGGCAAGTCGATCAGCAAGACCCCCCCGTTCCAAGACCGCTGGAAATGCCAATCACGCTAGTATCATCACGGGCTTCCCAGGTCTTCAACGTTCACGGCAACAACTCTGCTTCTATTTCGCGTAGGCGATTACTCTATCTATTACCAGAGGTTGCATCGGCCGTCCAGGCCATGGTATAAGCTTATGTCATACTTGTCCGTTTCTCGTTTCATTCATTCGTGCGCATCATCATTCCCATTTTTCCCATTCCTGAAGCAGCTTCTTGCTTTCTTCCCTCGCCCAGGGCGTCCTTTCCTGCTCCAGTTTGGCCATCCTCTTATACGTCTCCACAAACACCTTTTGCCGCTCGATTACCTTGATTTCGAGGTACTTGGGATCATTGCGGCGGCACGCCTTGTCGAAAATGGTCTTCATCCTGGTAGAATACAGTTGGCATGAtgcctcgtcgaggcgttGCGGCTTCACGTAAAAATTCCGCGCGATAACGTTGCCGTCTCTCAACTGAGGCGCAACCACTTCGTCAAAGCAGTCGCCGCATACGGTGAACTGGGGAAGGAACTGCATGACGTGCCAGTTTTGATCCAAAACGGCGTTGTCTTTGGAGCACTCGGCAAAAACCGATAGGCTCTCAATGTCTGTCACGAGCTTGCCGATATTGGGCGCTTGCGTCGTCGCGAGGGCGATGTCCGACGTGGTTTCCAACGCATCGAAATACATGACGAACCGCTTCCTGTCGGGGTTGAAGTGCATTGCGCAGACGCTCCGCGTAGGTTGTGCTGCGGGATGCAATGTGACAAACAATCCAATCAGATTCGGCAGAAGCCCTTCGACGGTTTTGGCGCACTCATAGCAGACGGTGAAGTCCGGCATTGTCGCCTGCGTGAACGGGTTCTTGATCGAATACCATACGCGTGTGATCCGGCGGTCTCCTGGACACGGCTGACCGCCACTGGTAACTTTGCTGGCAACGCTGGCGACTTGGTAAAATAGTCGCAAGTCTGTGAGGTGGTTCTTCAGCGTTAAGAGCCACGCAATGTGATACCATCCACATGAGCCGAAATCGCAAGCGACCGGCTTGTCCATGGGGCGAAAGAGCATGGGCATGAAGTCGTTACGGAACTCCGTGTTGAGGAACACCCCATTGTAGCAATCGGGGCAGATGTTGAAATTGTCGCATCGCGGCAGGCTAAGCCAGTCCGCCTTGCCAACGACACCTTTCGTCCGAGGGCAGTCGGGGAAATCAGGCACGCCGCCTCGGTCCACATCATGAGAGTACCGCCGGTAGCTGCCCCTCGGTCCGTCCATGATCGGTGTGCTCTTCGCCGGGTCAAACTTAGCCGGCGGCCATGTCTCTGTCGCTGGAGCCGTGATGGCGGACTGTCCCAAGTTTGGCCTTCTCTCGGGTGACCTCCTTTTCTCGGCGGGGTTCCGTGGCCCAGCCGGAGCTGGCATGGTTGGCATGACCGCTGGAACTATCACTGGATTGTTAAACGTGGACGCACGAGACCGCGAGCGCGCCCGCAAAATGGGCGGCTCAGAATCGCGCACGCCGAGGCGGCTTGTCCTTGGCAACACATCGTCCTCGGGATATGGAACACTCTTTTCTCTGACATCTCCGCTGTCCCTTGCTTCTCTTG
Coding sequences within it:
- a CDS encoding Putative glycoside hydrolase, family 76, six-hairpin glycosidase superfamily, coding for MRGLLKLTGAACVLGQLADAAIKVNFDQDQSIKDGASTIAFGLLKYYTGNNTGDVPGNLPDPYFWWEAGALFGTMVDYWLLTGDTTYNGVTTQALLHQAGDDADFMPRNQTRTEGNDDQGFWAMAAMSAAENNFPNPPKDKPQWLALAQATFNQYVSRWDMETCGGGLRWQIFTFNNGFNYKNSISNGCFFNLAARLARFTGNQTYADWAERVWDWETSVGLITPDFRIYDGATVDDGKNCKNLDTIQWSYNAGIFLHGAATMYNLTQDKKWLTRTEGVLTEATGLFFNNSAMAEQACEPFKLCDNDQQSFKGYLIRWMAGTAQVVPDLFDRIMGLLRPNAEAAIAACNGSPASGYNGPAGTACGFQWTPKGIFDGMVGVGAQMNALDAAMYMLVKKADVKTAPVTANTGGTSVGDANAGMSGQPKILTLSPIETKDRVAAGFATTAVTLSIVAGCVFLIK
- a CDS encoding Putative DhaK domain, DhaL domain, dihydroxyacetone kinase, DhaL domain superfamily, translated to MSTKHFINDPTKLVNSALHSLTLTNPSLALDKSNKIIYRRPDPNAAAQVSVISGGGSGHEPSFSAMVGQGLLSAAVAGTIFASPSAEQVRTAIASRVDTAQGVLVTVMNYTGDVLNFGMAVEKARAAGLPVEMVVVGDDVGVGRTKAGKVGRRGIAGTVLVHKIAGALAAQGRSLADVAKVARLTAENLVSVGASLEHVHVPGRAIPSGEDEGTLRLGEAELGMGIHNEPGSGREKADLPGLVGKMLAQLLDQGDEDRAFLNVNSNEVVLLINNLGGVSALELGGITAEVASQLEGSYGIRPVRILSGTYMTSLNGLGFSISLLNVVNTDIGGPSMIQLLDFPTEATGWSSPILKETWEAKNEATREQEADAGQATKPSDLKYDAAAATKAITAALQRVIAAEPEITKYDTVVGDGDCGIGLKRGAEAILKHISQKPLTGDAVVDLASAVPVVENTMDGTSGALYAIFLNALTGALRSLAPGAADPGVWAAALKQSSDAMSRYTPARPGDRTLVDALYPFVDVLGQTGDVKKAAEAARAGAERTKGMKASLGRTVYIGGSGFEQVPDPGAWGLSCFFAGLAGLEGEDGWEKL
- a CDS encoding Putative small nuclear ribonucleoprotein Sm D2, coding for MSTDPKIQELLTKTRNELTEYEIAQLEEHEFSAGPLSILQTAVRSHTQVLISIRNNRKLLARVKAFDRHCNMVLENVKEMWTETPRLANGKKGRPVNKDRFISKMFLRGDSVILVLLS